Proteins from a genomic interval of Chroococcidiopsis thermalis PCC 7203:
- a CDS encoding histidine phosphatase family protein translates to MRSKHEEDRATRVILVRHGQSTYNALGLYQGSSDESVLTEVGRSDARLTGDFLKGVVFDAIYSSSLKRAQETAREIIKVTSPHTQLRVTNKLRETDLPAWQGLAFQYVRENFAQEYRLWKQHPHEFWMEFSGSVERQGGQGRQGRQGGQGGTRGPHDRREWGLGGEGGQGSSVAPALTVNCQLSSRSVASALTVNQQPTTNSQQLDKFFPALDLYQRVREFWQEILPRHRGQTVLLVTHGGTNRALISTALGITPDRYHCIQQSNCGISVLNFPDGSLESGQLEAMNLNTHVGEHLPKPQEGGKGLRLLLVPSGTNAAQTQNIARFLKQVRIDFSLNSILDSYHITVQQILQHHPETVQFEVLREDIPEAWQAVIGRRSIANSQQLMTGLVMASEETIARLIGHVFNMNSDVSERISVKKGMVSCLQYPGDRHPPILQAMNILTTQNGSSHKSDVGWAIPTQIFS, encoded by the coding sequence ATGCGATCGAAGCATGAGGAAGATCGAGCAACCCGCGTTATCTTAGTACGCCACGGGCAGAGTACTTACAATGCTCTCGGTCTCTATCAAGGTAGCAGCGACGAGTCAGTATTAACTGAAGTAGGGCGCAGCGACGCGCGTTTAACTGGCGATTTTCTCAAAGGAGTGGTATTTGATGCCATCTACTCCAGTTCCTTAAAACGGGCGCAAGAAACTGCCCGAGAAATTATAAAAGTCACCTCCCCCCATACCCAATTAAGGGTAACGAACAAGTTACGCGAAACCGATCTTCCGGCGTGGCAAGGATTAGCTTTTCAATACGTGCGCGAAAACTTCGCCCAGGAATATCGCCTTTGGAAACAACACCCCCATGAGTTTTGGATGGAATTCTCTGGAAGTGTGGAGAGACAAGGGGGACAAGGGAGACAAGGGAGACAAGGGGGACAAGGGGGAACTCGGGGACCCCACGACCGAAGGGAGTGGGGATTAGGGGGCGAAGGGGGACAAGGGAGCAGTGTAGCGCCAGCATTGACTGTCAACTGTCAACTGTCTTCACGCAGTGTAGCCTCAGCGTTGACTGTCAACCAACAACCAACAACTAACAGCCAACAACTTGACAAATTCTTTCCCGCCCTAGATTTATATCAAAGGGTACGAGAGTTTTGGCAAGAAATATTACCGCGCCATAGGGGACAAACTGTTTTACTAGTGACTCATGGCGGAACCAACCGCGCTTTAATAAGTACAGCTTTAGGAATTACACCCGATCGCTATCATTGCATTCAGCAGTCTAATTGCGGTATCAGCGTTCTCAATTTTCCTGACGGTTCTCTGGAGTCAGGGCAATTGGAAGCAATGAATTTAAATACTCATGTAGGAGAACACTTACCCAAGCCTCAAGAAGGGGGTAAAGGTTTACGGCTGTTGCTCGTACCTTCTGGGACAAATGCAGCACAAACTCAAAACATAGCTAGGTTTCTCAAACAAGTGCGAATTGACTTTAGCCTCAATAGCATACTTGACTCCTACCACATTACGGTGCAACAAATTCTGCAACACCATCCAGAAACAGTACAGTTTGAGGTATTGCGAGAAGATATTCCCGAAGCTTGGCAAGCAGTCATTGGTAGAAGAAGTATCGCTAATTCCCAGCAGTTGATGACTGGTTTAGTTATGGCAAGCGAAGAAACGATCGCTCGTTTAATTGGTCATGTTTTTAATATGAATTCGGATGTTTCGGAACGAATATCAGTCAAAAAAGGAATGGTAAGTTGTCTGCAATATCCGGGCGATCGCCATCCACCAATTTTACAAGCAATGAATATTCTAACTACTCAAAACGGCTCGAGCCATAAATCAGATGTAGGGTGGGCAATACCCACACAGATATTTTCTTAG
- a CDS encoding glycosyltransferase — protein sequence MKIAFIVWRFPILSEAFILNQITGLIDRGHDVRIHPINGLPKNYTGKIHPVVEEYQLMKRTYFPPTVPEKFFPRLIKGLGLFLKNLNRGSWKTLQFFQPGKYDAEVATLKSFYRTVALLQDGSYDIIHCQFGTLAPIALAYRDANIIQGKLITTFRGIDISKYVQENGVDVYNRLFREGEFFLANCEFFRDRAIGLGCDPTRIIVHGSGLDCSKFTFKPRYFPTNGKIKIVTTGRLVEKKGIEYGIRAIAKLVKTYSNLEYNIIGDGDLKAYFEQLISELNVSHVVKLLGWKQQKEIIEILNDCHIFMAPSVTASDGNQDAPVNTLKEAMAMGLPVISTRHGGIPELVQNGISGFLVPERDADAIATKLEFLIEHPEVWQSMGKAGREQVEAKYDMNKLNDELVAIYKQMLDEKSNRKKSIQNLQKLMQV from the coding sequence ATGAAAATCGCATTCATTGTTTGGCGCTTTCCAATTTTATCAGAAGCCTTTATTTTAAATCAAATTACTGGCTTAATCGATCGCGGTCATGATGTCCGCATTCATCCAATTAATGGATTGCCTAAAAACTATACGGGTAAGATACATCCTGTGGTTGAAGAATACCAGTTAATGAAGCGTACTTATTTTCCGCCAACAGTGCCAGAGAAGTTTTTTCCTCGTTTGATTAAAGGGTTAGGTTTATTTCTGAAGAATCTGAATCGAGGTTCTTGGAAAACATTACAATTTTTTCAGCCTGGTAAATATGATGCAGAAGTCGCAACGTTAAAATCTTTTTACAGAACTGTCGCGTTACTTCAAGATGGATCGTATGACATTATTCATTGTCAATTCGGTACGCTAGCGCCAATTGCTCTTGCTTATCGCGACGCTAATATTATTCAAGGTAAGTTAATTACCACATTTCGCGGCATTGATATTAGTAAATACGTTCAAGAAAACGGTGTTGATGTCTACAATAGGCTCTTTAGAGAAGGTGAGTTTTTCTTGGCAAATTGCGAATTCTTTCGCGATCGCGCGATCGGTTTAGGCTGCGATCCAACGAGAATTATCGTTCATGGTTCGGGATTGGATTGTAGTAAATTTACTTTTAAGCCGCGTTATTTTCCCACTAACGGAAAAATTAAAATTGTCACAACAGGACGCTTGGTTGAAAAGAAAGGAATAGAATATGGTATTCGTGCCATTGCTAAGTTAGTCAAAACCTACTCGAATCTTGAATACAATATTATTGGTGACGGTGACCTAAAAGCCTACTTCGAGCAATTAATTAGCGAATTAAATGTCAGTCATGTCGTTAAATTACTAGGTTGGAAGCAGCAAAAAGAAATTATCGAAATTCTCAATGATTGCCATATTTTTATGGCTCCTAGTGTCACGGCATCTGACGGCAATCAGGATGCACCAGTCAATACATTAAAAGAAGCAATGGCAATGGGTTTGCCTGTTATTAGTACTAGACATGGTGGCATTCCCGAATTAGTTCAAAATGGCATATCTGGATTCTTGGTTCCAGAGCGCGATGCTGACGCGATCGCCACAAAACTCGAATTTCTGATCGAACATCCTGAAGTTTGGCAAAGTATGGGGAAAGCTGGTCGAGAGCAGGTAGAAGCGAAATACGATATGAACAAATTGAACGATGAGTTAGTAGCAATTTACAAGCAAATGTTAGATGAAAAATCAAATCGAAAAAAATCAATTCAGAATCTTCAAAAACTAATGCAGGTTTAG